From a region of the Pseudanabaena sp. ABRG5-3 genome:
- a CDS encoding magnesium chelatase subunit H produces the protein MFTSVPPIATLSSRRIIPENLQGRVLMKLVYVVLEPQYQSAMSAAVKSINKNNPNLAIEVSGYLIEELRSPENYEVFKEDIAEADIFIASLIFIDDLATKIAQAVTPHRDRLSACVVFPSMPEVMRLNKMGSFSMENLGQSKSAIAQFMRKRKEKSGSSFQDSMLKVVQTLPKILKYMPMDKAQDARNFMLSFQYWLGGSTENLENFLLMLAQNYLPSVKARAKENGSAPLIIKDPVTYLDMGLWHPLAPKMFENTAEYLDWYNARTDIPDDMKDPLAPCVGLLMARTHLVTGDDAHYVAMVQELESLGARVISVFNGGLDFSKAVEEYFYDPKQKDRAIVDSVVSLTGFALVGGPAKQDHPKAIEALEKLNRPYMVALPLVFQTTEEWQDSDLGLHPVQVALQVALPELDGGLDPIVLSGRDSMTGRSHALGDRLETIANRAIKWANLRRKPRHQKKLAITIFSFPPDKGNIGTAAYLDVFSSIHKVVEALGNNGYDVQGLPKTSHDMMSEILHNPEAMVGSPELNVAYKMSVPEYEAHTPYVDRIIEQWGAAPGHLNSDGQNLIIYGKQYGNIFVGVQPTFGYEGDPMRLLFSKSASPHHGFVAYYTYLNHIWGADAVLHFGTHGSMEFMPGKQVGMSGDCYPDSLIGALPNIYYYAVNNPSEATIAKRRGYATIISYITPAPENAGLSRNLQELSELIASYKDLRLGGRGVQITNTIMDKVRLVNLDKDVELPDQDAKDMSLEERDNVIGQVYNKLMEIESRVLPCGLHVVGEPPKVEDVTDVLTSIASFDRPEDNMKSLLRIICEAIGRDIEQLYKSSDKGIYADVELLANIRALANKAVGALVKAKADDDGRVSKLSVLNFFRMGKTEPWIEVFQEAGYANINKDDIKPLFEFLEFCLKQIVADNELGGLIKALEGDYITPSPGGDPIRNPLVLPTGKNMHALDPNSIPTSAAVQAAKTVVDRLLERQRQDNNGVYPETIAVVLWGTDNIKTYGESLAQVLCMIGVKPMPDALGRVNRLELIPLEELGRPRVDVVVNCSGVFRDLFVNQMDLIDRAVRMAAEADEPLEMNFVRKHAIAQAEEFGLTINQAATRVFSNSSGSYSSNVNLAVENSTWENEEELQQMYLSRKSFAFGGSVSNTQQRQLYEASLKTVDMTFQNLDSSEISLTDVSHYFDSDPTKLVGSLRKDGKKPASFIADTTTANAQVRTLTETVRLDTRTKILNPKWYEGMLKSGYEGVREISKRLVNTMGWSATAGAVDNWVYEDVNDVYVNDKEMCDRLKNLNPNSFRKIVGTLLEVNGRGYWETSEENLDRLRELYQELEDRIEGVE, from the coding sequence ATGTTCACTTCTGTGCCACCGATCGCAACATTATCTAGTAGACGTATCATTCCCGAAAATCTACAGGGTCGGGTCTTAATGAAGTTGGTCTATGTAGTGCTTGAACCTCAATATCAGAGCGCTATGTCGGCGGCTGTAAAGTCCATTAATAAAAACAACCCCAACCTAGCGATCGAGGTAAGTGGTTATTTAATTGAGGAGCTTCGTAGCCCAGAAAATTACGAGGTTTTTAAAGAAGATATTGCTGAGGCGGATATTTTTATCGCGTCTTTGATTTTTATTGATGATCTTGCTACGAAAATTGCTCAAGCAGTTACACCCCATCGCGATCGCCTATCCGCTTGTGTAGTATTCCCATCAATGCCAGAGGTGATGCGCCTCAATAAGATGGGCAGCTTTAGTATGGAAAACCTAGGGCAGTCCAAGAGTGCGATCGCCCAGTTCATGCGGAAGCGTAAAGAGAAATCGGGCAGTTCTTTCCAAGACAGTATGCTCAAGGTCGTGCAGACCCTGCCCAAGATTCTCAAATATATGCCGATGGATAAGGCCCAAGATGCTCGTAACTTCATGCTGAGCTTCCAATATTGGCTTGGGGGATCTACGGAAAATCTGGAAAACTTCCTGTTAATGTTGGCGCAAAATTATTTGCCTAGCGTCAAGGCAAGAGCTAAAGAGAATGGTTCGGCTCCGCTAATTATTAAAGATCCTGTCACCTATTTGGACATGGGGCTATGGCATCCTCTCGCTCCGAAAATGTTCGAGAATACGGCTGAATATTTGGATTGGTATAACGCCCGTACCGATATTCCCGATGACATGAAAGATCCTCTTGCGCCTTGCGTGGGTCTGCTCATGGCGCGTACTCACCTTGTTACTGGTGACGACGCGCATTATGTGGCGATGGTGCAGGAACTGGAATCACTAGGGGCTAGAGTGATTTCTGTATTCAATGGGGGCTTAGATTTCTCGAAAGCAGTTGAAGAGTATTTCTATGATCCTAAGCAAAAGGATCGGGCGATCGTCGATAGTGTGGTTTCATTGACAGGGTTTGCTCTCGTTGGGGGGCCCGCTAAACAAGATCATCCAAAAGCGATCGAAGCTCTCGAAAAGCTGAATCGTCCCTACATGGTAGCCCTGCCCCTCGTCTTCCAAACTACGGAAGAATGGCAAGATAGCGATCTTGGTTTGCATCCTGTGCAAGTTGCGCTTCAAGTTGCCTTACCAGAGCTAGACGGTGGACTCGATCCGATTGTGCTTTCGGGTCGCGATAGCATGACTGGTCGTTCCCATGCTTTAGGCGATCGCCTCGAAACTATCGCTAACCGTGCGATCAAATGGGCAAACCTCCGCCGCAAGCCTCGCCATCAAAAGAAACTCGCGATTACAATCTTCAGCTTCCCTCCTGATAAGGGCAATATTGGAACTGCCGCCTATTTGGATGTATTCTCTTCCATTCACAAGGTCGTAGAAGCTCTCGGCAACAATGGTTACGATGTCCAAGGATTACCCAAGACATCTCACGACATGATGTCGGAAATTTTGCATAACCCTGAAGCAATGGTTGGCAGTCCAGAATTAAACGTTGCTTACAAGATGTCCGTGCCTGAGTATGAGGCGCATACTCCCTACGTCGATCGCATTATCGAGCAATGGGGGGCTGCTCCCGGACATCTCAATTCCGATGGTCAGAACTTGATCATTTACGGGAAGCAATATGGAAATATCTTTGTAGGCGTACAGCCCACCTTTGGCTATGAAGGTGACCCTATGCGCTTGCTATTCAGCAAATCCGCCTCACCCCATCACGGCTTTGTTGCTTACTACACCTACCTCAATCATATCTGGGGAGCCGATGCTGTTCTCCACTTCGGTACTCATGGCTCAATGGAATTCATGCCTGGTAAGCAAGTGGGTATGTCGGGTGATTGCTATCCCGATAGTTTGATTGGCGCTTTGCCCAATATCTATTACTACGCCGTAAACAACCCCTCAGAAGCCACGATCGCTAAGCGTCGCGGTTATGCCACGATCATCAGCTACATCACTCCTGCGCCCGAAAATGCAGGCTTGAGCCGTAACTTGCAAGAACTAAGCGAATTGATTGCTTCCTACAAGGATCTGCGCCTCGGTGGTCGTGGTGTGCAAATCACCAATACGATCATGGACAAAGTACGCTTGGTCAATCTCGATAAGGATGTAGAACTTCCAGACCAAGATGCCAAGGATATGTCCCTTGAGGAACGCGATAACGTGATCGGTCAGGTTTACAACAAGCTGATGGAAATCGAGTCCCGCGTTCTTCCTTGCGGTCTGCACGTTGTTGGTGAACCTCCTAAAGTTGAGGATGTTACCGACGTGTTGACCAGCATCGCCAGCTTTGATCGCCCCGAAGACAACATGAAGTCTCTGTTGCGGATCATTTGCGAAGCAATCGGACGCGATATCGAACAGCTTTACAAATCCAGCGACAAGGGTATTTACGCCGATGTGGAACTCTTGGCAAACATCCGTGCTTTAGCGAATAAAGCCGTAGGTGCATTGGTCAAAGCTAAGGCTGATGACGATGGCAGAGTTTCTAAGCTCTCAGTTCTCAACTTCTTTAGAATGGGTAAAACTGAGCCTTGGATTGAAGTTTTCCAAGAAGCAGGCTATGCCAATATCAATAAAGATGACATCAAACCTCTCTTTGAATTCCTAGAGTTCTGTCTCAAGCAGATTGTCGCTGACAATGAACTTGGCGGCTTAATCAAAGCTCTCGAAGGCGATTACATTACCCCCAGCCCCGGTGGTGACCCAATCCGTAATCCTTTAGTGCTGCCCACTGGCAAGAATATGCACGCCCTCGACCCTAACTCGATTCCGACGAGTGCCGCAGTGCAAGCCGCGAAAACTGTAGTCGATCGCCTCTTAGAGCGTCAACGTCAAGATAACAATGGTGTCTATCCTGAAACGATCGCCGTTGTTCTCTGGGGAACCGACAACATCAAAACTTACGGTGAATCCCTCGCTCAAGTTCTCTGCATGATCGGCGTGAAACCTATGCCCGATGCTCTCGGTCGTGTCAACCGTTTGGAATTGATTCCCCTCGAAGAGTTGGGTCGTCCTCGCGTCGATGTTGTCGTTAACTGCTCTGGCGTATTCCGAGACCTGTTCGTTAACCAAATGGACTTGATCGATCGCGCCGTGCGTATGGCAGCCGAAGCCGATGAGCCTTTGGAAATGAACTTTGTAAGGAAACACGCGATCGCCCAAGCAGAAGAGTTTGGCTTAACCATCAATCAAGCCGCAACTCGCGTCTTCAGTAACTCATCGGGTTCCTATTCCTCTAACGTCAACCTCGCTGTGGAAAACAGCACATGGGAAAACGAAGAAGAATTGCAACAGATGTATCTATCGCGCAAGTCCTTCGCCTTTGGTGGTTCCGTCAGCAACACCCAACAGCGTCAGCTTTACGAAGCCTCACTGAAGACTGTTGACATGACTTTCCAAAACTTGGACTCTTCCGAAATCAGTCTCACCGATGTATCCCACTACTTCGACTCTGACCCTACTAAGCTCGTTGGCAGTCTCCGTAAAGATGGCAAAAAGCCTGCCTCCTTCATCGCTGACACCACTACAGCTAATGCTCAAGTTCGCACCCTAACTGAGACCGTCCGCCTCGATACCCGCACCAAAATCCTCAATCCTAAATGGTATGAGGGAATGCTCAAGAGTGGTTATGAAGGTGTGCGCGAAATCTCCAAACGCCTTGTGAACACGATGGGCTGGTCGGCCACGGCTGGAGCAGTGGATAACTGGGTTTATGAAGATGTCAATGATGTCTATGTGAACGATAAAGAGATGTGCGATCGCCTCAAAAATCTCAACCCCAATTCGTTCCGTAAGATTGTTGGTACTTTGCTAGAAGTCAATGGTCGCGGCTATTGGGAAACCAGTGAAGAGAATTTGGATAGATTGCGTGAGCTATATCAAGAACTCGAAGACCGTATTGAAGGTGTAGAGTAA
- a CDS encoding Tic20 family protein, producing MNWQQAATPLHRFYSCLPYLLPMSAGVIYGAVLFQQFPLLILPFIPFIWLYSNVLSFPLVPFLGLTGEFFLFMGLYFLVVRDARIPRFIRFNTMQALLMQIVLFIGQILFQFLEQLSSNSLPSIISAIFANTMFIGVMLLTGYAIYQSIKGEYSDIPTLSQAASFQCEV from the coding sequence ATGAATTGGCAGCAAGCTGCAACACCATTACATCGCTTTTATAGTTGCTTGCCCTATCTCTTGCCCATGTCGGCAGGTGTGATTTATGGAGCCGTTTTATTTCAACAGTTCCCCTTGCTTATCCTTCCATTTATTCCTTTCATTTGGCTCTATAGCAATGTGCTGTCATTCCCACTAGTGCCTTTTCTGGGATTAACAGGCGAGTTTTTCTTATTTATGGGCTTATATTTTTTGGTAGTCAGAGATGCCCGTATTCCTCGGTTTATTCGCTTTAACACCATGCAAGCATTATTAATGCAAATTGTCTTGTTTATTGGTCAGATTCTCTTCCAATTCCTCGAACAGTTATCAAGTAATTCTTTGCCATCCATAATCAGTGCAATTTTTGCTAACACAATGTTTATTGGAGTAATGCTATTAACTGGATATGCGATTTATCAAAGTATTAAAGGTGAATATTCGGATATTCCTACACTTTCGCAAGCCGCATCATTTCAGTGCGAGGTGTAA
- a CDS encoding Tic20 family protein → MVRRSSVDYLDRLYASLPYILPITAVVLFGAFLFEQFPPLATIFTPVFYLYRILSISIIDFISIRFVAWFCVFIFVVRSYKVNHFIRFNAMQALLLDIIVALVGALTELLSLILGKLAFFPFMLQIIASVTFLGITAASVYGIFECIRGKYADKIPVISDVSYSQIR, encoded by the coding sequence ATGGTACGGCGTAGTTCGGTCGATTATTTAGATAGGCTTTATGCCAGTTTGCCTTACATATTACCAATTACTGCTGTGGTATTATTTGGGGCATTTTTGTTCGAGCAGTTTCCCCCATTAGCAACAATTTTTACGCCTGTTTTCTATTTATATAGAATTCTATCAATTTCAATTATTGATTTTATTTCAATTCGCTTTGTTGCTTGGTTTTGTGTATTTATTTTTGTAGTTAGAAGCTATAAAGTAAATCACTTTATCCGCTTTAATGCAATGCAGGCATTACTGCTAGATATTATTGTTGCTCTTGTGGGAGCCTTAACTGAGCTTTTATCCCTGATTTTAGGGAAGCTAGCCTTTTTTCCCTTCATGCTTCAAATAATTGCTAGTGTTACATTCTTAGGGATCACAGCCGCATCTGTATATGGCATCTTTGAATGTATCCGTGGCAAGTACGCTGATAAAATCCCTGTAATTTCTGATGTTAGCTATTCGCAAATACGCTAA
- the prmC gene encoding peptide chain release factor N(5)-glutamine methyltransferase, whose product MNFWEWYDRQIYTAKQYDVPIYELDWLVLRLTDLDKLALRLRSPNITQKITPELLTKLDQLWQKRLSDRLPVQYLAGSLTWRDLELQVTPAVLIPRPETELIVDIIAEHCQNEIYQNGTWVDLGTGSGAIAIALAQHFPQAQIHAVDFSESALEIAKINANINTQKIKFHHGSWFEPLAKLNLQNKLAGIVSNPPYIPSNEVLHLQPEVTNHEPHSALDGGQDGLDDIRELVDAAPAYLISGGFWIIEMMAGQAEIVRSLLQINGKYKNIQIHQDYSGIERFISAQFN is encoded by the coding sequence ATGAATTTCTGGGAATGGTACGATCGCCAAATTTATACAGCAAAGCAGTATGACGTACCTATATATGAATTAGATTGGCTAGTTTTACGTTTAACTGATTTGGATAAATTAGCCCTAAGATTACGATCGCCAAATATCACGCAAAAAATTACGCCTGAATTATTAACTAAACTCGATCAACTCTGGCAAAAAAGATTAAGCGATCGCCTACCTGTGCAGTATTTGGCAGGCTCATTAACATGGCGCGATTTAGAGTTACAAGTTACTCCAGCAGTCTTAATTCCCCGTCCCGAAACAGAATTAATCGTTGATATTATTGCCGAGCATTGCCAAAATGAGATTTATCAAAATGGGACATGGGTAGATTTAGGAACTGGTAGTGGCGCGATCGCGATCGCCTTAGCTCAGCATTTTCCCCAAGCCCAAATTCATGCCGTTGACTTTAGTGAATCTGCTTTAGAAATTGCCAAGATTAATGCCAATATAAATACGCAGAAAATTAAATTTCATCATGGCAGTTGGTTTGAGCCATTAGCGAAATTAAATCTGCAAAACAAATTAGCAGGAATTGTTTCTAATCCTCCCTATATTCCTAGCAATGAAGTTTTACATTTACAGCCAGAAGTAACTAATCATGAGCCACACTCAGCCCTTGATGGTGGTCAAGATGGACTTGATGACATTCGGGAATTAGTAGATGCTGCACCAGCATATTTAATTTCTGGCGGATTTTGGATTATCGAAATGATGGCAGGTCAAGCGGAAATTGTGCGATCGCTTTTACAAATAAATGGCAAATATAAAAATATTCAAATACATCAAGATTACTCAGGTATTGAAAGATTTATATCAGCTCAGTTTAATTAG
- the priA gene encoding primosomal protein N' — MTLFDLSNISSDRYVTVIVDCIGIDDLLTYRIPEDVELQVGDILSVPLGSRQVGAIALQIADTSQIDDPETEIKEISAVVSSGIFPKTYWELLTRTADYYRTPVMQTVKTALPPKLLDQSHYRIKIKQLDSPMVNLVATKSAQMVWHFLQEHKGNSKGLSRRYIQQKLGRYTGAGLRELQKLDLIETVLELPNRPQPKYEDIVVLIKVPDHEITARQTEVLTILQHQGGECSKTQLCKLAKTSTSVIQNLENKGYVVISKRESLRLGGKSHTVIRDRPKALTPDQDLALQSILKAIANNNPSHFLLHGVTGSGKTEVYLQAIATVLEAGKSALVLVPEIGLTPQLTDRFRARFGDAKVNVYHSQLSDGERFDTWRLMLTGESQVVIGTRSAVFAPLSNLGLIVMDEEHDNSFKQDQPQPCYHARTVAQWRSQLEQVPLVMGSATPSAELVFAQKQQELIYLELPNRIGNRAMPPIDIVDMRDEFKAGNYSILSRKLQGAIAEMLEAKQQGILFIHRRGYSTFVSCRSCGYVAECPHCDVSLSYHDPISPTAHQPKSAHLRCHYCNYTQIQPKSCPQCNSPYFKYFGSGTQKVEQELTKLFPNIRLIRFDSDTTRNKDQHRLLIDQFRAGTADLLVGTQMLTKGLDIPQVTLVGVVSADGLLNFSDYRAGERAAQTLLQVAGRAGRGEEDGKVIMQTYTPEHPAIQAVQRYRLEEFMQTELEMREALRYPPKGQMVLIHLSSENAQTVENSANELAEYLRQLENDWDILGATPATIAKVANRYRWQILLKFMPDVLPNVPNLEELRMLVNSKSVRVAIDVDPLTIL, encoded by the coding sequence ATGACTCTGTTTGATTTAAGCAACATTTCGAGCGATCGCTATGTCACGGTGATCGTTGATTGCATTGGTATTGATGATTTGCTGACCTATCGGATTCCTGAAGATGTCGAGCTACAAGTTGGTGATATTCTCAGCGTTCCCTTAGGTAGTCGCCAAGTGGGGGCGATCGCTTTGCAAATTGCTGACACTTCTCAAATCGATGATCCCGAAACAGAAATTAAGGAAATTAGCGCTGTAGTCAGTTCGGGGATTTTTCCTAAGACCTATTGGGAACTGTTAACGCGCACGGCTGATTATTATCGTACTCCTGTCATGCAAACGGTGAAAACGGCGTTACCTCCAAAATTACTTGATCAGTCCCATTACCGCATCAAAATCAAGCAACTAGATTCACCTATGGTGAATCTAGTTGCTACCAAGTCAGCTCAAATGGTGTGGCATTTTTTGCAAGAGCATAAGGGGAATTCTAAAGGGCTAAGTCGTCGCTATATCCAGCAAAAGCTTGGTAGATATACAGGTGCAGGGTTAAGGGAATTACAAAAATTAGATTTGATTGAAACGGTTTTAGAATTGCCCAATCGTCCACAACCAAAATATGAGGATATTGTCGTTTTAATCAAGGTTCCCGATCATGAAATTACAGCTAGACAAACAGAAGTTTTAACAATTTTGCAACATCAAGGGGGAGAATGTTCCAAAACTCAGTTATGTAAATTAGCAAAAACCTCTACTTCCGTAATTCAGAACTTAGAGAATAAAGGGTATGTTGTAATCTCCAAACGAGAATCTTTGCGCTTAGGTGGCAAAAGTCATACAGTCATTCGCGATCGCCCCAAAGCTCTTACCCCCGATCAAGATTTAGCGTTACAGTCAATTTTAAAAGCGATCGCCAATAATAACCCGTCACATTTTCTCCTGCATGGGGTGACAGGCTCAGGCAAAACCGAAGTGTATCTACAAGCGATCGCGACTGTCCTCGAAGCTGGTAAATCCGCATTAGTGCTAGTCCCTGAAATTGGTTTGACTCCACAATTAACAGATCGCTTTCGGGCAAGATTTGGTGATGCCAAGGTGAATGTCTATCATAGTCAGCTATCCGATGGCGAACGCTTTGATACATGGCGCTTGATGCTAACAGGGGAATCACAAGTAGTAATTGGCACGCGATCGGCAGTATTTGCGCCACTATCGAATTTGGGCTTAATTGTGATGGATGAGGAGCATGACAATAGCTTCAAGCAGGATCAGCCTCAACCCTGTTACCATGCACGGACGGTAGCTCAATGGCGATCGCAGTTAGAGCAAGTTCCCCTTGTCATGGGTTCCGCAACCCCTTCCGCAGAATTAGTCTTTGCCCAGAAACAACAGGAATTAATTTATTTGGAACTTCCTAATCGCATTGGCAATCGAGCGATGCCTCCGATTGACATTGTGGATATGCGTGATGAATTTAAGGCAGGTAATTACTCGATTTTGAGTCGCAAGTTACAGGGTGCGATCGCCGAAATGCTAGAAGCGAAGCAGCAAGGAATTCTATTCATCCATCGACGTGGCTATAGCACCTTCGTTTCCTGTCGCTCCTGTGGCTATGTCGCCGAATGTCCCCATTGCGATGTTTCTCTCTCCTATCACGATCCCATCTCGCCCACAGCCCATCAACCGAAATCGGCACATTTGCGCTGCCACTATTGCAACTACACCCAAATCCAGCCGAAATCCTGTCCTCAATGCAATTCGCCCTATTTCAAATATTTTGGTAGCGGCACTCAAAAAGTAGAACAGGAACTTACCAAGCTCTTTCCCAATATTCGCCTGATTCGTTTTGATAGCGACACCACCCGCAACAAGGATCAGCATCGTCTGCTTATCGATCAGTTTCGCGCAGGTACAGCCGATTTATTAGTAGGAACCCAAATGTTAACCAAGGGTTTAGATATTCCTCAAGTTACTTTAGTAGGCGTAGTTTCCGCCGATGGATTATTAAACTTCTCCGATTATCGTGCAGGGGAGAGAGCCGCACAAACTCTCTTACAAGTTGCAGGTCGGGCGGGTCGTGGCGAAGAAGATGGCAAAGTCATTATGCAAACCTACACTCCAGAACATCCTGCCATCCAAGCAGTTCAGAGATATCGCCTAGAAGAATTCATGCAAACCGAACTAGAAATGCGGGAAGCATTGCGCTATCCACCTAAAGGGCAAATGGTCTTGATTCATCTTAGTAGTGAGAATGCTCAGACAGTAGAGAATTCTGCGAATGAATTAGCAGAATATTTACGGCAATTAGAAAATGATTGGGATATTTTAGGAGCGACTCCCGCCACGATCGCTAAAGTCGCTAATCGTTATCGCTGGCAAATTTTATTGAAATTCATGCCCGATGTTTTACCCAATGTACCGAACCTAGAAGAGTTACGAATGTTAGTGAATTCCAAATCTGTTAGAGTTGCGATCGATGTCGATCCATTAACAATTCTATAA
- a CDS encoding CTP synthase, protein MAKYIFVTGGVVSSIGKGIVAASLGRLLKSRDYSIAILKLDPYINVDPGTMSPFQHGEVFVTEDGAETDLDLGHYERFTDTSMSKLSNVTTGAIYQGVINKERRGDYQGGTVQVIPHITNEIKERIHRVANNGNPDLVIVEIGGTVGDIESLPFIEAIRQFRKDVGRQNVVYMHVTLMPWIASAGEMKTKPTQHSVKELQSVGIQPDILVCRSDRPLPQNIKDKISEFCNVLPECVMTGQDVKSIYEVPLAMEREGLAEQVLRLLGMQQRQPDLRSWQTLVERLYRSEHQLEVAIVGKYVRLTDAYLSVIEALKHGAIALNSNVNLRWVNSEDIESYGAEKFLKDVHAIVVPGGFGHRGVDGKVAAVQYARDRQIPFLGLCLGMQCAVIDWARNIGKLSDANSSEFAPESKNPVIHLLPEQQDVVNLGGTMRLGLYACRLAPNSLVHSLYNESVIYERHRHRYEFNNAYRSLFLESGYVISGTSPDGRLVEAIELPSHPYFIATQFHPEFQSRPSSPHPLFQGLVKAALDLQKQRIASNTESVHIPVLEQNNEQKQEFASVMFS, encoded by the coding sequence ATGGCTAAGTATATCTTTGTGACTGGCGGAGTCGTCTCTAGTATTGGGAAGGGCATCGTTGCCGCAAGTTTGGGACGGTTGCTGAAATCAAGAGATTATTCCATTGCAATCCTCAAGCTTGATCCTTATATCAACGTTGACCCCGGTACGATGAGTCCTTTTCAGCATGGGGAGGTGTTTGTCACCGAAGATGGTGCGGAGACAGACCTTGACTTGGGGCATTACGAGCGCTTTACCGACACATCGATGTCCAAGTTGAGTAATGTTACCACAGGGGCAATTTACCAAGGTGTCATCAATAAAGAACGACGTGGTGATTACCAAGGCGGTACGGTGCAGGTAATTCCGCACATCACCAATGAAATTAAAGAGCGCATTCATCGCGTCGCCAATAACGGTAATCCTGATCTTGTCATTGTTGAAATTGGTGGCACGGTTGGTGATATCGAGTCTCTGCCATTTATCGAAGCCATTCGTCAATTTCGTAAGGATGTGGGTCGCCAAAACGTGGTCTATATGCATGTAACCCTCATGCCTTGGATTGCCTCCGCAGGGGAAATGAAAACCAAGCCCACCCAACACTCGGTTAAAGAGTTGCAATCTGTCGGTATTCAGCCCGATATTTTGGTTTGCCGTAGCGATCGCCCCTTACCGCAAAACATCAAAGACAAGATTTCCGAATTTTGCAACGTCCTACCTGAGTGTGTGATGACAGGGCAAGATGTCAAGAGCATCTATGAAGTACCGCTAGCGATGGAGCGTGAAGGCTTGGCAGAGCAAGTGTTGCGCCTATTAGGAATGCAGCAACGTCAGCCCGACCTTCGCAGTTGGCAAACCCTTGTTGAGCGTCTATATCGCTCAGAGCATCAGCTAGAAGTGGCGATTGTCGGTAAATATGTCCGCTTGACCGATGCCTATCTCTCGGTGATCGAAGCCCTGAAACATGGTGCGATCGCTTTGAATAGCAACGTCAATTTACGCTGGGTCAACTCCGAGGATATTGAATCCTATGGCGCAGAGAAATTCCTTAAAGATGTCCATGCGATCGTGGTTCCCGGAGGCTTTGGACATCGTGGTGTCGATGGTAAAGTTGCGGCTGTGCAATATGCTCGCGATCGCCAGATTCCATTTTTAGGACTCTGTTTAGGAATGCAATGTGCAGTGATTGACTGGGCGAGAAATATCGGTAAACTCAGTGATGCCAATAGCTCCGAGTTTGCCCCAGAATCCAAAAATCCCGTTATTCACCTATTGCCAGAGCAGCAAGATGTGGTTAACCTCGGCGGCACAATGCGTTTAGGGCTATATGCCTGTCGTCTTGCCCCTAACAGCCTTGTACATAGCCTTTATAACGAGTCAGTCATTTACGAACGCCATCGCCATCGTTACGAGTTTAACAATGCCTACCGATCGCTCTTCCTTGAGTCGGGCTATGTGATTAGTGGTACTTCTCCCGATGGACGTTTAGTTGAAGCGATCGAGCTACCTAGTCATCCCTATTTTATCGCCACCCAGTTCCATCCAGAATTCCAATCTCGTCCTAGTAGTCCCCATCCTTTATTCCAAGGTTTGGTCAAAGCTGCTCTAGATCTCCAAAAACAGCGCATTGCCAGTAATACTGAATCCGTTCATATTCCAGTTTTAGAACAGAATAATGAACAAAAGCAAGAGTTTGCCTCTGTGATGTTTAGCTAA
- a CDS encoding universal stress protein has translation MFQQILLAVDGSGRSREMLNMLLALPSIQSSQINVLHVIPNSTNSEGITEYRLAGEKIIEREIKSLRLSSGNSTVSLLKEGEAKDVVCKVAEELKANLLIMGSRGMGRLQAILANSVSQYVFQLSDVPMLLIKDDVYIKTIRSIMVSVDGSAASNHSLDLAIKLASGAKDVEIFLARVVKRKDENTVSTDPVLLEASAKLKRLNIPSRSFVGSGDVGKEICRLADESNTSLLLVGSPDRRPSIARSLPDLDRLLGSSVSDYVRVNATVPVLLTRTIE, from the coding sequence ATGTTCCAACAAATTTTATTGGCTGTTGATGGTTCAGGGCGATCGCGCGAAATGCTAAATATGCTGCTGGCCCTACCTAGCATCCAAAGTTCGCAAATTAATGTTCTTCATGTTATTCCTAACTCCACAAACTCCGAAGGAATTACCGAATATCGTCTTGCAGGTGAAAAGATTATTGAAAGAGAAATTAAAAGCTTGCGTCTGTCCTCAGGCAATAGCACTGTCTCTCTTCTCAAAGAGGGCGAAGCCAAAGACGTTGTTTGTAAAGTTGCTGAAGAACTCAAAGCCAATCTGCTGATCATGGGATCGCGTGGCATGGGACGCTTGCAAGCAATTTTGGCAAATTCCGTCAGTCAATATGTTTTCCAATTGTCTGATGTCCCCATGTTGCTCATTAAGGATGACGTATATATCAAAACCATCCGTAGCATCATGGTCTCCGTTGACGGCTCAGCAGCTTCCAATCACAGTCTCGATCTTGCCATTAAACTAGCTAGTGGTGCTAAGGATGTGGAAATTTTCTTAGCAAGGGTTGTAAAACGGAAGGATGAAAATACTGTAAGTACTGACCCAGTATTACTTGAAGCTAGCGCTAAACTCAAGCGTTTAAATATTCCATCTCGCTCCTTTGTCGGTTCTGGTGATGTGGGTAAAGAGATTTGTCGGTTAGCAGATGAGTCGAATACCAGCCTATTGTTAGTTGGCTCGCCCGATCGCCGTCCCTCGATCGCCCGCAGTTTACCTGACCTCGATCGCCTACTCGGTAGCTCCGTATCAGATTACGTGCGCGTCAATGCCACTGTACCTGTATTACTAACTCGCACTATCGAATAA